In Aphelocoma coerulescens isolate FSJ_1873_10779 chromosome 3, UR_Acoe_1.0, whole genome shotgun sequence, a single window of DNA contains:
- the FAM161A gene encoding protein FAM161A isoform X1 — translation MEDAHRAARLAASCLRTPLDPRTRAPAALYERGPPPAAAQDGFDLDSNTNREQTPPPKRDCDKWIDFSKMHYSNQEYYLKLEELKNAHMETMAKLESMYRNKLFLKGVQPLDKRNDTSPKCCRPTWDKSSYQPLNLHKSFSDSDLSDPLGSSISDVSDGELAFEENDSETASSSFAKQQIEKMWDGFSLEDYISRAKHSLPNSPACRKVHNKQKVWSPRVTVPKPFQMTIREAQKKEQNIKSKSQIELENHLLKKQLEEEAECQKKFRANPVPAAVFLPLYHDIVQRNEERRRSVRERSRLKLLASQKPFKFIERERQRKEIRKMQLKDISPPENKTKVFRAKPVPKCVYSPDFNDKLKEEELYREIRIRMRAEELLRNSSVPNSRLALKETNKKKKHKSIEPKRTEQKPKIKSSVPDFELLHEKFQKRLLQQKKVKHLTVCEPFDLRTSYIPSKKGKILKDIQEDEEKLKETRWPFASPRRKPQMGQSGANPHLLGGGKSKSPKNTESTRRRLQALRNSLEEKRKLEEQQKRNRTKQKQRTRKFQRIVMARAEANDPHQSLAQTSKSRLKTFRNNEKQRRQEYLQELQEMQERVKQMPLLFERVTQKNARIAAEKYYSNRLRALGICPEFVSKKGGAAQSLQFSTAGDFTSIAVRERIIKVKVKKRESFEEAAEDNPQSVHSWEEEEEEEKGKGVKTSTPDEQCSDLEDGDEARASPYVHEPGSSPPSGQHSDEEEEEEEEEEEAKSGPSLGHSQEEEEAEAKADLSLGHSQEEEEEEEKAKAGPSLGHSQEEEEEEEEEEESRPSSRSEGFHKHEEEAQSDPEAEGAFQYEDEEYESDDSQEKPSDEEGD, via the exons ATGGAGGACGCGCACCGGGCCGCCCGCCTGGCCGCCTCCTGCCTCCGCACGCCGCTCGACCCGCGCACACGGGCGCCCGCCGCGCTCTACGAGCGggggccgccgcccgccgccgcgcag GATGGCTTTGATTTGGATTCAAACACCAACAGAGAGCAGACCCCCCCTCCAAAGAGAGACTGTGACAAGTGGATAGACTTCTCCAAAATGCACTATTCAAATCAAGAGTATTACTTGAAGCTAGAAGAGTTGAAGAATGCCCACATGGAGACGATGGCAAAATTGGAAAGCATGTATCGGAACaaactgtttttaaaaggaGTACAGCCCTTGGATAAGAGAAATGACACTTCTCCAAAGTGCTGTAG gccAACTTGGGACAAGAGCTCATATCAGCCTCTTAACCTGCACAAATCCTTTTCAGACTCAGACTTAAGTGATCCCTTGGGCTCAAGTATATCCGATGTGTCTGATGGAGAATTAGCATTTGAAGAAAACGACAGTGAAACTGCATCGTCCTCATTTGCTAAGCAGCAGATTGAAAAAATGTGGGATGGATTCTCTCTGGAAGACTACATTTCCCGTGCCAAGCACAGCTTACCCAACTCACCAGCCTGCAGGAAGGTGCACAACAAACAGAAAGTGTGGTCCCCCAGAGTCACCGTGCCCAAGCCTTTCCAGATGACCATCAGAGAAGCTCAGAAGAAAGAGCAGAACATCAAATCCAAGTCGCAGATCGAACTGGAAAATCACTTACTGAAGAAGCAACTAGAGGAGGAAGCAGAGTGTCAGAAAAAATTCCGAGCCAATCCCGTGCCCGCTGCTGTCTTCCTGCCGCTCTACCACGACATCGTGCAGCGGAACGAGGAGCGCAGGAGGTCTGTGAGGGAGAGGAGCAGACTCAAGCTCCTGGCTTCCCAAAAGCCATTTAAATTCATTGAGCGAGAGAGGCAAAGGAAGGAAATCaggaaaatgcaattaaaagaCATTTCCCCgcctgaaaataaaaccaaagtgTTCAGAGCGAAACCAGTTCCTAAATGTGTTTATAGTCCAGATTTCAATGACAAGCTAAAGGAGGAGGAGCTCTACAGAGAAATCAGGATCAGGATGAGAGCTGAGGAGCTGCTACGAAATTCATCTGTGCCCAACAGCAGACTGGCCTTAAAAGAGaccaacaaaaagaagaaacacaAGAGCATCGAACCAAAGCGAACGGAACAGAAACCCAAGATCAAATCAAGCGTTCCAGATTTTGAACTCCTACATGAGAAATTCCAGAAACGCCTCctgcaacaaaaaaaagtgaaacacCTCACAGTCTGTGAGCCTTTCGACCTTCGTACTTCGTACATCCCCTCAAAAAAGGGCAAGATCTTGAAGGACATTCAAGAGGATGaagaaaaactgaaggaaaCACGGTGGCCATTTGCCTCTCCGAGACGGAAACCTCAGATGGGGCAGTCAGGGGCAAACCCGCATCTCTTGGGAGGAGGAAAATCCAAATCTCCCAAAAACACAGAATCCACAAGACGACGGCTACAAGCCCTAAG GAATTCCcttgaggaaaagagaaagctggaagaacaacaaaaaaggaacagaaccaagcagaaacaaagaacaagaaaattcCAGAGAATTGTAATGGCTCGGGCTGAGGCCAATGACCCACATCAGAGCCTAGCTCAGACGTCTAAATCCAGATTAAAAACATTCAG GAACAACGAGAAGCAGAGAAGGCAGGAATATTTGCAAGAATTGCAAGAAATGCAAGAAAGAGTAAAACAGATGCCGTTGCTTTTTGAAAGAGTCACTCAG aaaaatgCCAGAATAGCTGCAGAGAAGTATTATTCAAACAGACTGAGAGCACTGGGGATCTGCCCAGAGTTTGTTTCAAAGAAGGGAGGAGCAGCCCAATCACTGCAGTTCTCCACTGCTGGAGATTTTACCTCCATTGCGGTCAGAGAAAG AATCATCAAggttaaagtgaaaaaaagggAATCCTTTGAGGAAGCAGCTGAAGACAATCCCCAATCTGTGCActcctgggaggaggaggaggaggaagagaagggaaaaggtgTCAAAACCTCCACCCCAGATGAGCAGTGCAGTGATCTGGAGGATGGGGATGaagccagagccagcccttaTGTCCATGAGCCTGGGTCCAGCCCGCCCTCAGGCCAGCACAGTgacgaggaagaggaagaggaggaggaagaggaggaagcaaAGTCAGGCCCATCACTTGGTCATtcccaggaggaagaggaagcagaAGCCAAGGCAGACCTGTCACTTGGCCATTcccaggaggaagaagaggaggaagagaaagcaaAGGCAGGCCCATCCCTTGGCCATtcccaggaggaggaagaggaggaggaggaagaggaggagtccAGACCCAGCTCTCGGTCTGAGGGGTTCCACAAGCACGAAGAGGAAGCTCAGTCAGACCCCGAAGCTGAGGGTGCCTTCCAGTATGAGGATGAGGAATATGAGAGTGATGATTCCCAGGAGAAGCCCAGTGATGAGGAGGGTGACTGA
- the FAM161A gene encoding protein FAM161A isoform X3, whose amino-acid sequence MTLLQSAVDSDLSDPLGSSISDVSDGELAFEENDSETASSSFAKQQIEKMWDGFSLEDYISRAKHSLPNSPACRKVHNKQKVWSPRVTVPKPFQMTIREAQKKEQNIKSKSQIELENHLLKKQLEEEAECQKKFRANPVPAAVFLPLYHDIVQRNEERRRSVRERSRLKLLASQKPFKFIERERQRKEIRKMQLKDISPPENKTKVFRAKPVPKCVYSPDFNDKLKEEELYREIRIRMRAEELLRNSSVPNSRLALKETNKKKKHKSIEPKRTEQKPKIKSSVPDFELLHEKFQKRLLQQKKVKHLTVCEPFDLRTSYIPSKKGKILKDIQEDEEKLKETRWPFASPRRKPQMGQSGANPHLLGGGKSKSPKNTESTRRRLQALRNSLEEKRKLEEQQKRNRTKQKQRTRKFQRIVMARAEANDPHQSLAQTSKSRLKTFRNNEKQRRQEYLQELQEMQERVKQMPLLFERVTQKNARIAAEKYYSNRLRALGICPEFVSKKGGAAQSLQFSTAGDFTSIAVRERIIKVKVKKRESFEEAAEDNPQSVHSWEEEEEEEKGKGVKTSTPDEQCSDLEDGDEARASPYVHEPGSSPPSGQHSDEEEEEEEEEEEAKSGPSLGHSQEEEEAEAKADLSLGHSQEEEEEEEKAKAGPSLGHSQEEEEEEEEEEESRPSSRSEGFHKHEEEAQSDPEAEGAFQYEDEEYESDDSQEKPSDEEGD is encoded by the exons ATGACACTTCTCCAAAGTGCTGTAG ACTCAGACTTAAGTGATCCCTTGGGCTCAAGTATATCCGATGTGTCTGATGGAGAATTAGCATTTGAAGAAAACGACAGTGAAACTGCATCGTCCTCATTTGCTAAGCAGCAGATTGAAAAAATGTGGGATGGATTCTCTCTGGAAGACTACATTTCCCGTGCCAAGCACAGCTTACCCAACTCACCAGCCTGCAGGAAGGTGCACAACAAACAGAAAGTGTGGTCCCCCAGAGTCACCGTGCCCAAGCCTTTCCAGATGACCATCAGAGAAGCTCAGAAGAAAGAGCAGAACATCAAATCCAAGTCGCAGATCGAACTGGAAAATCACTTACTGAAGAAGCAACTAGAGGAGGAAGCAGAGTGTCAGAAAAAATTCCGAGCCAATCCCGTGCCCGCTGCTGTCTTCCTGCCGCTCTACCACGACATCGTGCAGCGGAACGAGGAGCGCAGGAGGTCTGTGAGGGAGAGGAGCAGACTCAAGCTCCTGGCTTCCCAAAAGCCATTTAAATTCATTGAGCGAGAGAGGCAAAGGAAGGAAATCaggaaaatgcaattaaaagaCATTTCCCCgcctgaaaataaaaccaaagtgTTCAGAGCGAAACCAGTTCCTAAATGTGTTTATAGTCCAGATTTCAATGACAAGCTAAAGGAGGAGGAGCTCTACAGAGAAATCAGGATCAGGATGAGAGCTGAGGAGCTGCTACGAAATTCATCTGTGCCCAACAGCAGACTGGCCTTAAAAGAGaccaacaaaaagaagaaacacaAGAGCATCGAACCAAAGCGAACGGAACAGAAACCCAAGATCAAATCAAGCGTTCCAGATTTTGAACTCCTACATGAGAAATTCCAGAAACGCCTCctgcaacaaaaaaaagtgaaacacCTCACAGTCTGTGAGCCTTTCGACCTTCGTACTTCGTACATCCCCTCAAAAAAGGGCAAGATCTTGAAGGACATTCAAGAGGATGaagaaaaactgaaggaaaCACGGTGGCCATTTGCCTCTCCGAGACGGAAACCTCAGATGGGGCAGTCAGGGGCAAACCCGCATCTCTTGGGAGGAGGAAAATCCAAATCTCCCAAAAACACAGAATCCACAAGACGACGGCTACAAGCCCTAAG GAATTCCcttgaggaaaagagaaagctggaagaacaacaaaaaaggaacagaaccaagcagaaacaaagaacaagaaaattcCAGAGAATTGTAATGGCTCGGGCTGAGGCCAATGACCCACATCAGAGCCTAGCTCAGACGTCTAAATCCAGATTAAAAACATTCAG GAACAACGAGAAGCAGAGAAGGCAGGAATATTTGCAAGAATTGCAAGAAATGCAAGAAAGAGTAAAACAGATGCCGTTGCTTTTTGAAAGAGTCACTCAG aaaaatgCCAGAATAGCTGCAGAGAAGTATTATTCAAACAGACTGAGAGCACTGGGGATCTGCCCAGAGTTTGTTTCAAAGAAGGGAGGAGCAGCCCAATCACTGCAGTTCTCCACTGCTGGAGATTTTACCTCCATTGCGGTCAGAGAAAG AATCATCAAggttaaagtgaaaaaaagggAATCCTTTGAGGAAGCAGCTGAAGACAATCCCCAATCTGTGCActcctgggaggaggaggaggaggaagagaagggaaaaggtgTCAAAACCTCCACCCCAGATGAGCAGTGCAGTGATCTGGAGGATGGGGATGaagccagagccagcccttaTGTCCATGAGCCTGGGTCCAGCCCGCCCTCAGGCCAGCACAGTgacgaggaagaggaagaggaggaggaagaggaggaagcaaAGTCAGGCCCATCACTTGGTCATtcccaggaggaagaggaagcagaAGCCAAGGCAGACCTGTCACTTGGCCATTcccaggaggaagaagaggaggaagagaaagcaaAGGCAGGCCCATCCCTTGGCCATtcccaggaggaggaagaggaggaggaggaagaggaggagtccAGACCCAGCTCTCGGTCTGAGGGGTTCCACAAGCACGAAGAGGAAGCTCAGTCAGACCCCGAAGCTGAGGGTGCCTTCCAGTATGAGGATGAGGAATATGAGAGTGATGATTCCCAGGAGAAGCCCAGTGATGAGGAGGGTGACTGA
- the FAM161A gene encoding protein FAM161A isoform X2: MEDAHRAARLAASCLRTPLDPRTRAPAALYERGPPPAAAQDGFDLDSNTNREQTPPPKRDCDKWIDFSKMHYSNQEYYLKLEELKNAHMETMAKLESMYRNKLFLKGVQPLDKRNDTSPKCCRPTWDKSSYQPLNLHKSFSDSDLSDPLGSSISDVSDGELAFEENDSETASSSFAKQQIEKMWDGFSLEDYISRAKHSLPNSPACRKVHNKQKVWSPRVTVPKPFQMTIREAQKKEQNIKSKSQIELENHLLKKQLEEEAECQKKFRANPVPAAVFLPLYHDIVQRNEERRRSVRERSRLKLLASQKPFKFIERERQRKEIRKMQLKDISPPENKTKVFRAKPVPKCVYSPDFNDKLKEEELYREIRIRMRAEELLRNSSVPNSRLALKETNKKKKHKSIEPKRTEQKPKIKSSVPDFELLHEKFQKRLLQQKKVKHLTVCEPFDLRTSYIPSKKGKILKDIQEDEEKLKETRWPFASPRRKPQMGQSGANPHLLGGGKSKSPKNTESTRRRLQALRNNEKQRRQEYLQELQEMQERVKQMPLLFERVTQKNARIAAEKYYSNRLRALGICPEFVSKKGGAAQSLQFSTAGDFTSIAVRERIIKVKVKKRESFEEAAEDNPQSVHSWEEEEEEEKGKGVKTSTPDEQCSDLEDGDEARASPYVHEPGSSPPSGQHSDEEEEEEEEEEEAKSGPSLGHSQEEEEAEAKADLSLGHSQEEEEEEEKAKAGPSLGHSQEEEEEEEEEEESRPSSRSEGFHKHEEEAQSDPEAEGAFQYEDEEYESDDSQEKPSDEEGD; this comes from the exons ATGGAGGACGCGCACCGGGCCGCCCGCCTGGCCGCCTCCTGCCTCCGCACGCCGCTCGACCCGCGCACACGGGCGCCCGCCGCGCTCTACGAGCGggggccgccgcccgccgccgcgcag GATGGCTTTGATTTGGATTCAAACACCAACAGAGAGCAGACCCCCCCTCCAAAGAGAGACTGTGACAAGTGGATAGACTTCTCCAAAATGCACTATTCAAATCAAGAGTATTACTTGAAGCTAGAAGAGTTGAAGAATGCCCACATGGAGACGATGGCAAAATTGGAAAGCATGTATCGGAACaaactgtttttaaaaggaGTACAGCCCTTGGATAAGAGAAATGACACTTCTCCAAAGTGCTGTAG gccAACTTGGGACAAGAGCTCATATCAGCCTCTTAACCTGCACAAATCCTTTTCAGACTCAGACTTAAGTGATCCCTTGGGCTCAAGTATATCCGATGTGTCTGATGGAGAATTAGCATTTGAAGAAAACGACAGTGAAACTGCATCGTCCTCATTTGCTAAGCAGCAGATTGAAAAAATGTGGGATGGATTCTCTCTGGAAGACTACATTTCCCGTGCCAAGCACAGCTTACCCAACTCACCAGCCTGCAGGAAGGTGCACAACAAACAGAAAGTGTGGTCCCCCAGAGTCACCGTGCCCAAGCCTTTCCAGATGACCATCAGAGAAGCTCAGAAGAAAGAGCAGAACATCAAATCCAAGTCGCAGATCGAACTGGAAAATCACTTACTGAAGAAGCAACTAGAGGAGGAAGCAGAGTGTCAGAAAAAATTCCGAGCCAATCCCGTGCCCGCTGCTGTCTTCCTGCCGCTCTACCACGACATCGTGCAGCGGAACGAGGAGCGCAGGAGGTCTGTGAGGGAGAGGAGCAGACTCAAGCTCCTGGCTTCCCAAAAGCCATTTAAATTCATTGAGCGAGAGAGGCAAAGGAAGGAAATCaggaaaatgcaattaaaagaCATTTCCCCgcctgaaaataaaaccaaagtgTTCAGAGCGAAACCAGTTCCTAAATGTGTTTATAGTCCAGATTTCAATGACAAGCTAAAGGAGGAGGAGCTCTACAGAGAAATCAGGATCAGGATGAGAGCTGAGGAGCTGCTACGAAATTCATCTGTGCCCAACAGCAGACTGGCCTTAAAAGAGaccaacaaaaagaagaaacacaAGAGCATCGAACCAAAGCGAACGGAACAGAAACCCAAGATCAAATCAAGCGTTCCAGATTTTGAACTCCTACATGAGAAATTCCAGAAACGCCTCctgcaacaaaaaaaagtgaaacacCTCACAGTCTGTGAGCCTTTCGACCTTCGTACTTCGTACATCCCCTCAAAAAAGGGCAAGATCTTGAAGGACATTCAAGAGGATGaagaaaaactgaaggaaaCACGGTGGCCATTTGCCTCTCCGAGACGGAAACCTCAGATGGGGCAGTCAGGGGCAAACCCGCATCTCTTGGGAGGAGGAAAATCCAAATCTCCCAAAAACACAGAATCCACAAGACGACGGCTACAAGCCCTAAG GAACAACGAGAAGCAGAGAAGGCAGGAATATTTGCAAGAATTGCAAGAAATGCAAGAAAGAGTAAAACAGATGCCGTTGCTTTTTGAAAGAGTCACTCAG aaaaatgCCAGAATAGCTGCAGAGAAGTATTATTCAAACAGACTGAGAGCACTGGGGATCTGCCCAGAGTTTGTTTCAAAGAAGGGAGGAGCAGCCCAATCACTGCAGTTCTCCACTGCTGGAGATTTTACCTCCATTGCGGTCAGAGAAAG AATCATCAAggttaaagtgaaaaaaagggAATCCTTTGAGGAAGCAGCTGAAGACAATCCCCAATCTGTGCActcctgggaggaggaggaggaggaagagaagggaaaaggtgTCAAAACCTCCACCCCAGATGAGCAGTGCAGTGATCTGGAGGATGGGGATGaagccagagccagcccttaTGTCCATGAGCCTGGGTCCAGCCCGCCCTCAGGCCAGCACAGTgacgaggaagaggaagaggaggaggaagaggaggaagcaaAGTCAGGCCCATCACTTGGTCATtcccaggaggaagaggaagcagaAGCCAAGGCAGACCTGTCACTTGGCCATTcccaggaggaagaagaggaggaagagaaagcaaAGGCAGGCCCATCCCTTGGCCATtcccaggaggaggaagaggaggaggaggaagaggaggagtccAGACCCAGCTCTCGGTCTGAGGGGTTCCACAAGCACGAAGAGGAAGCTCAGTCAGACCCCGAAGCTGAGGGTGCCTTCCAGTATGAGGATGAGGAATATGAGAGTGATGATTCCCAGGAGAAGCCCAGTGATGAGGAGGGTGACTGA